The Ascochyta rabiei chromosome 15, complete sequence genome window below encodes:
- a CDS encoding Factor arrest protein 11: MVDHHELPAAPIVPPGVDEGDLLGVVNSEPLAPLGPREAGEAVRAREPVEAVESVQPVPEAERADVQAPLDTATQLVDERDAGHAGALPSLPLLPSLPSLPSLPSLPSLPAPPALPALPNRPGLQRASSVPTPAPLHLPPPAPPAQPPPEAPADSLSLSLSQLQHLVHAGGLPRVEPTPYAFTYDDAASLPEELEEWFTYAVEEQAMLLKAHASFAQAWSAFHGRADASHQDAGLDWTRADPAQHEAFVAQLLHAMAHDEPPERLQSLEALVYVLLGCWHETAGLPAATGGHVHGDIRGAASAASAASAASAASAASAATGAATDATTDTATDTATDTATDTATDTATDTATDTATDTATDTATATATATDTDTDTATANTTEEHGEKRTSAAYDRSALQVEWILRNVQLLPATHGFQTLVHILRSSCMRACGLISEDEQHDGNEAERREVWCAMTAVYAVLEVARYQERKHDDLRLRTAVLNLQDPGLLMLLVELISKLRWDESISLPLTKVTLLLWKAMLVCFGGLAEADKAKESFKDHSLDAADARGQPIITASPLDYHLFRQEISSKYPAYNPPAPLFPLEPENHSILPPLRNHPSKVAGNHVFGSGLGDTNGNNTSILHQPVHIATPAPSPPPSPAGPGGKGGKKQNYQTNQMLPFLYPPLDESSNNLGGKGSTDLQDILVGRKWEGSDIPASILEAAELFAKRMKATRAMKQLWEERVAFMKYERGWTGPDDHPDIEDLSLEPREDAPNKEKPPAGSMEERMDLVEDFYRNALSSLQSLIIVLIKAILAHVTVLVTQSSGANGLQSGFQYQDHANGTTAQRPEMDGMHGHSNTPATNEELDAMRTQEVLDKAVTGTLMLILKWFKVSHILKFEYITQLLVDSSYVPLILKLLQLQEVEKIVNFKSEQEELNFFHFCRAHSRNVSDEGGHDNTEDPPDNGSDSDSAAPPPIHVSRGESTDSGVGPLPRASLSQLPEVDELGFPTSELPSEPITHFSWRAFFTSINYMRIMQKICKNKAHRNLMLVSYKSSQFLRKSLKVPQPQLRLYTLKLFKNQVPYCGRKWRQSNMRVITAVYLHCRPELRDDWLAGSDVDAEVDESVPLEQALRSLTHWFNLKRYPESLGAKPGVLGEEMDFFRNELEKMDWGEEKVGEGEFDQGWGDLQAEGW; the protein is encoded by the exons ATGGTCGACCACCACGAGCTGCCGGCGGCCCCCATTGTGCCTCCCGGCGTCGACGAGGGCGATCTCCTCGGCGTAGTGAACAGCGAGCCCCTCGCGCCCCTCGGCCCTCGAGAAGCAGGAGAGGCTGTCCGGGCGCGGGAGCCCGTCGAGGCCGTCGAGTCTGTCCAGCCCGTCCCCGAGGCCGAGCGCGCAGACGTCCAGGCCCCCCTCGACACGGCCACCCAGCTGGTCGACGAGCGCGATGCAGGCCACGCCGGCGCCCTCCCCTCGCTGCCTTTGCTGCCCTCGCTGCCCTCGCTGCCCTCGCTGCCCTCGCTGCCCTCGCTGCCCGCCCCGCCCGCCCTGCCCGCGCTCCCCAACCGCCCGGGGCTGCAGCGAGCCAGCTCGGTGCCAACGCCCGCCCCGCTGCACCTCCCCCCGCCTGCACCGCCCGCCCAGCCCCCGCCCGAGGCCCCCGCCGACTCGCTCTCGCTCTCGCTCAGCCAGCTGCAGCACCTCGTCCACGCCGGTGGCCTCCCGCGCGTCGAGCCCACGCCCTACGCCTTCACCTACGACGATGCCGCGAGCCTGCCCGAGGAGCTCGAGGAATGGTTCACCTACGCCGTCGAGGAGCAGGCCATGCTGCTCAAGGCCCACGCCAGCTTTGCCCAAGCCTGGTCCGCCTTCCACGGCCGCGCCGACGCGAGCCACCAGGACGCCGGCCTTGACTGGACCAGGGCAGACCCCGCCCAGCACGAAGCCTTTGTCGCCCAGCTGCTGCACGCCATGGCTCACGACGAGCCGCCAGAGAGGCTCCAGAGCCTCGAGGCCTTGGTCTACGTCCTGCTCGGCTGCTGGCACGAGACTGCGGGACTCCCAGCTGCTACCGGGGGTCATGTACACGGCGATATACGCGGTGCTGCCAGTGCTGCCAGTGCTGCCAGTGCTGCCAGTGCTGCCAGTGCTGCCAGTGCTGCCACCGGTGCTGCTACCGACGCTACCACAGACACGGCCACAGACACGGCCACAGACACGGCCACAGACACGGCCACAGACACGGCCACAGACACGGCCACAGACACGGCCACAGACACGGCCACAGACACGGCCAcggccacagccacagccacagacacagacacagacacagccacagccaacACCACCGAGGAACACGGCGAGAAACGCACCTCTGCTGCCTACGACCGATCCGCGCTGCAGGTCGAATGGATCCTGCGCAACGTCCAGCTGCTGCCTGCCACCCACGGCTTCCAGACGCTGGTCCACATCCTGCGCTCGTCGTGCATGCGCGCCTGTGGCCTCATCTCCGAAGACGAACAGCACGACGGCAACGAGGCAGAGCGCCGCGAGGTGTGGTGCGCCATGACGGCCGTCTACGCTGTGCTGGAAGTCGCACGCTACCAAGAGAGGAAACACGACGACTTGCGCCTCCGCACCGCTGTGCTCAACCTCCAGGACCCGGGCCTGCTCATGTTGCTCGTCGAGCTCATCTCCAAACTGCGCTGGGACGAGTCCATCAGCCTTCCCCTCACCAAAGTCACCTTGCTCCTGTGGAAAGCCATGCTGGTCTGCTTCGGTGGCCTGGCCGAAGCGGACAAGGCGAAGGAGTCGTTCAAAGACCACTCCCTCGATGCCGCCGATGCGCGGGGCCAGCCCATCATCACGGCCTCCCCGCTCGACTATCACCTCTTCCGCCAAGAAATCAGCTCCAAGTATCCAGCCTACAACCCCCCAGCCCCGCTGTTCCCCCTCGAACCGGAAAACCACTCCATTCTCCCCCCGCTGAGGAACCACCCAAGCAAAGTGGCAGGCAATCACGTCTTTGGATCAGGTCTCGGGGACACAAACGGCAACAACACCTCCATCCTCCATCAGCCTGTACACATTGCCACCCCGGCCCCCTCCCCCCCACCCTCACCGGCTGGCCCTGGTGGCAAAGGCGGCAAGAAGCAGAACTACCAGACGAACCAGATGCTCCCCTTCTTGTATCCGCCACTCGACGAGTCCAGCAACAACCTGGGCGGCAAAGGCTCCACCGATCTCCAGGACATACTCGTCGGTCGCAAGTGGGAGGGGTCCGATATCCCTGCCTCGATCCTGGAAGCGGCTGAGCTGTTCGCCAAGCGCATGAAAGCCACACGTGCTATGAAGCAGTTGTGGGAAGAGCGTGTGGCGTTCATGAAGTACGAGCGGGGCTGGACCGGACCGGACGATCATCCAGATATCGAGGACCTGAGTCTCGAGCCGAGAGAGGACGCTCCCAACAAGGAGAAGCCGCCAGCTGGGAGCATGGAGGAGAGGATGGACTTGGTGGAAGACTTCTACCGCAACGCGCTATCCAGCCTGCAATCTCTTATCATAGTGCTGATCAAGGCGATCCTGGCGCACGTCACCGTCCTCGTCACGCAGTCCAGTGGAGCGAACGGTCTGCAGAGCGGCTTCCAGTACCAAGACCATGCGAACGGCACCACAGCGCAGAGACCGGAGATGGATGGCATGCATGGTCACAGCAACACGCCTGCGACCAACGAAGAGCTGGACGCCATGCGCACCCAAGAGGTTCTGGACAAGGCAGTCACGGGCACGCTCATGCTGATTCTCAAGTGGTTCAAGGTGTCTCACATACTCAAGTTTGAATACATCACGCAGCTGCTGGTGGACTCCAGCTATGTCCCCTTGATCTTGAagctgctgcagctgcaggagGTGGAGAAGATTGTAAACTTCAAGAGCGAGCAGGAGGAGCTAAA TTTCTTCCACTTCTGCCGCGCTCATTCCCGTAACGTCAGCGACGAAGGAGGCCATGACAACACAGAGGACCCACCAGACAACGGCTCGGACTCGGACTCAGCCGCCCCGCCGCCTATCCATGTCTCTCGAGGCGAATCGACCGACTCGGGTGTCGGTCCACTCCCTCGGGCGTCCCTGTCCCAGCTGCCCGAGGTGGACGAACTTGGCTTTCCCACCAGCGAACTCCCCTCGGAGCCCATCACCCACTTTTCGTGGCGCGCCTTCTTCACGTCGATCAACTACATGCGCATCATGCAGAAGATTTGCAAGAACAAGGCGCACCGCAACCTCATGCTTGTCTCGTACAAGTCGAGCCAGTTCCTTCGAAAGAGCCTCAAGGTGCCTCAGCCGCAACTGCGCCTGTACACGCTCAAGCTTTTCAAGAACCAGGTCCCGTACTGTGGGCGCAAGTGGCGTCAGTCGAACATGAGGGTGATTACGGCCGTGTATCTGCACTGCCGACCGGAGCTGCGGGACGATTGGTTAGCGGGAAGCGACGTGGATGCGGAGGTCGACGAGAGTGTGCCGCTGGAGCAGGCGTTGAGGAGTCTGACCCACTGGTTCAACTTGAAGAGGTATCCAGAAAGCCTGGGCGCGAAACCGGGCGTGCTGGGCGAGGAGATGGACTTTTTTCGAAACGAGCTGGAGAAGATGGATTGGGGCGAGGAGAAGGTGGGCGAGGGAGAGTTTGATCAGGGGTGGGGGGATCTGCAGGCTGAGGGTTGGTGA
- a CDS encoding basic helix-loop-helix protein: MADIAGYHTDAKLGQDLHSNKRKRDTRDQGMNRPAPNMGNTDLTDQDTAFHLAAHNAGTNEDMQQFDMHQNGGGNTSSVGDTAAAALAYHQMTVPQATELQFQTQGTGGDGTFSMSDHQQQTSMQDFSLEALKAATQTGRPGQPANSDSPPQSASHKPPVGSDEWHKVRRDNHKEVERRRRETINEGINELAKIVPGCEKNKGSILQRAVQFITQLKENEQQNIEKWTLEKLLTEQAITELSASCDKFKGECQRAWDEAQIYKRACENAGIVPEEIKERENNGEATGPS; this comes from the exons ATGGCAGACATCGCCGGCTACCACACTGACGCCAAGCTGGGCCAGGACCTCCACTCCAACAAGCGTAAGCGCGACACGCGCGACCAGGGCATGAACAGACCGGCCCCAAACATGGGCAACACGGACCTGACCGACCAGGACACGGCTTTCCATCTTGCCGCACACAACGCTGGGACGAATGAGGACATGCAGCAGTTCGACATGCATCAGAACGGCGGCGGCAACACGTCGAGCGTGGGCGAcacggctgctgctgcgttGGCTTACCATCAGATGACGGTACCTCAGGCGACAGAGCTGCAGTTCCAAACACAAGGCACGGGCGGCGATGGGACCTTCAGCATGAGCGATCACCAGCAGCAGACTAGCATGCAAGACTTCAGCCTCGAAGCGTTGAAAGCCGCGACGCAGACGGGCCGTCCTGGGCAGCCGGCCAACAGCGATTCACCGCCACAGAGCGCGTCCCACAAGCCGCCCGTCGGTTCTGACGAGTGGCATAAGGTGCGAAGAGACAACCACAAGGAAG TGGAACGTCGGCGTCGCGAGACGATCAACGAAGGCATCAACGAGCTCGCCAAGATAGTTCCGGGATGCGAGAAGAACAAGGGCTCGATCCTGCAGCGAGCGGTGCAGTTCATCACGCAGCTGAAGGAGAATGAGCAGCAGAACATTGAGAAGTGGACGCTGGAAAAGCTGCTGACGGAGCAAGCGATTACGGAGCTCAGCGCCAGCTGCGACAAGTTCAAGGGCGAGTGTCAACGGGCGTGGGACGAAGCGCAGATTTACAAGCGGGCGTGTGAGAACGCGGGCATCGTGCCGGAGGAGATCAAGGAGCGAGAAAACAACGGTGAGGCGACGGGCCCCAGCTGA
- a CDS encoding Manganese peroxidase, whose product MYVSNIFATALAATSTAQAFNIKEEAYNAGQVSKRTLGNIFGTLSGLLGINKASESCPAVWSQISTQLTAQFLADGQCTDAARAAIRSSFHDCFNGACDGSLILADECSNVENRGLERLCGNLKTVQANTGVGMADLIQFAAAHGVKTCPGGPTIPVKVGRKDSSTANAMGVLPSGFANSGDLIQLFASKGFSPIDLAALLGAHTAAKQRFTAPDKPQELDSTVGVWDNKYFSETKSGKAPFTLPSDKSVAQNPLTMLPFTTFALSKGAWDVAFVGAMQKMSMLGVDPRGLIDCTSALPGGSRKRDVKSSNLFDRFRF is encoded by the exons ATGTATGTCTCGAACATCTTCGCCACCGCGCTGGCGGCCACCAGCACTGCGCAAGCCTTCAACATCAAAGAGGAAGCCTACAACGCTGGCCAGGTCTCCAAGCGCACACTTGGAAATATATTTGGTACTCTTTCCGGACTCCTCGGAATCAACAAGGCATCAGAGAGCTGCCCTGCCGTCTGGAGCCAGATCTCCACCCAACTCACCGCACAGTTCCTGGCAGACGGTCAGTGCACAGATGCCGCTCGCGCCGCCATCCGTTCCTCTTTCCACGACTGCTTCAACGGCGCTTGCGATGGGTCTCTGATCCTCGCCGATGAATGCTCCAACGTGGAGAACAGAGGCCTCGAGCGTCTCTGCGGCAACCTCAAGACTGTCCAGGCCAACACCGGTGTCGGCATGGCCGATCTCATCCAGTTTGCCGCTGCCCATGGCGTCAAGACGTGCCCTGGAGGCCCCACGATCCCCGTCAAGGTCGGTCGCAAGGACTCCAGCACTGCCAATGCCATGGGTGTCCTTCCCTCTGGCTTTGCCAACAGTGGCGATCTCATCCAGCTCTTCG CATCCAAGGGTTTCTCCCCCATCGACCTCGCCGCCCTGCTCGGCGCCCACACAGCCGCCAAGCAGCGCTTCACCGCGCCGGACAAGCCGCAGGAACTCGACTCGACCGTCGGCGTCTGGGACAACAAGTACTTCTCCGAGACCAAGAGCGGCAAGGCCCCCTTCACGCTCCCCTCCGACAAGAGCGTCGCGCAGAACCCCCTCACCATGCTGCCCTTCACCACCTTCGCGCTCAGCAAGGGTGCCTGGGACGTCGCCTTTGTTGGCGCAATGCAGAAGATGAGCATGCTCGGCGTCGACCCCCGGGGTCTGATCGACTGCACCTCAGCCCTCCCCGGCGGCTCCAGGAAGCGCGATGTCAAGAGCAGCAACCTCTTCGACCGATTCAGGTTCTGA
- a CDS encoding L-lactate dehydrogenase (cytochrome) gives MAKVFEYAEVAQHNSAESCWVILYGDVYDVTRFIPEHPGGSKVILQLAGSDATEEYDPIHPPGILEENLKPEDKLGKIDPDSLPKEEKTAVETGDAEDDGPVDLESILNLDEIEEVATKKIPYRGWAYYYSASDDLTSKAFNGAVYRQILLRPRVFVDCVACDTSTSFLGHSVKLPIYVSPAAMARLAHPDGEWGIAQACEKFGAMQIISHNASMTPEQIIADAQPGQVFGWQLYVQNERAKSEAMLARVNQLDAIKFICLTLDAPVPGKREHDERGRNVGSNLPVRAAVQGNASVSKTSPEAKTPKLAGVGQSLFFGTAADLSWRSTLPWLAKHTTKPIVLKGIQTHEDAYLASCYAPQVKAVILSNHGGRALNTAPPAVHTLLELRKYCPEVLDRVEVWVDGGIKRGTDVVKALCLGARGVGIGRAALFGLGAGGKEGVERVLEILKAETETCMRLLGVERVEQLGMQHINTRAVERDIYDGPSLARAAVEHAAAKGTTTATAKAKL, from the exons ATGGCCAAGGTGTTTGAATACGCCGAAG TGGCACAGCACAACTCGGCAGAGAGCTGCTGGGTCATTCTCTACGGCGACGTCTACGATGTAACTCGCTTCATCCCCGAACACCCGGGCGGCAGCAAGGTGATCCTCCAGCTCGCCGGCTCCGACGCAACAGAAGAGTACGATCCAATCCACCCGCCTGGCATCCTCGAGGAGAACCTCAAGCCTGAAGATAAGCTTGGCAAGATTGATCCGGACTCGCTGCCCAAGGAGGAGAAGACGGCCGTGGAGACGGGCGACGCCGAGGACGACGGGCCCGTGGACCTGGAGAGCATCCTCAACCTCGACGAGATCGAGGAGGTGGCCACGAAGAAGATCCCCTACAGGGGCTGGGCTTACTACTACTCGGCCTCGGACGACCTCACGTCCAAAGCCTTCAACGGCGCCGTCTACCGCCAGATCCTGCTCCGCCCGCGCGTCTTCGTCGACTGTGTGGCCTGCGACACATCCACGTCCTTCCTCGGCCACTCGGTCAAGCTCCCCATCTACGTCTCCCCCGCCGCCATGGCACGCCTCGCCCACCCGGACGGCGAATGGGGCATCGCGCAAGCCTGCGAGAAATTCGGCGCCATGCAGATCATCAGCCACAACGCTTCCATGACACCGGAGCAGATCATCGCCGACGCACAGCCGGGACAGGTCTTCGGCTGGCAGCTGTACGTGCAGAACGAGCGGGCAAAGAGCGAAGCCATGCTCGCCCGCGTGAACCAGCTCGACGCCATCAAATTCATCTGCCTGACGCTCGACGCCCCCGTGCCGGGGAAGCGCGAGCACGACGAGCGCGGCAGGAACGTAGGCTCCAACCTCCCCGTGCGCGCAGCCGTGCAAGGAAACGCGAGCGTGTCCAAGACGTCGCCCGAGGCCAAGACGCCCAAGCTCGCGGGCGTGGGGCAGAGCCTGTTCTTCGGCACGGCTGCGGACCTTAGCTGGCGCAGCACGCTGCCGTGGCTGGCCAAGCACACCACCAAGCCCATTGTGCTCAAGGGCATCCAGACGCACGAGGACGCCTACCTGGCCTCGTGCTACGCGCCGCAGGTCAAGGCTGTGATTCTGTCGAACCACGGCGGGCGCGCGCTCAACACCGCGCCGCCGGCCGTGCACACGCTGCTGGAGTTGCGCAAGTACTGCCCGGAGGTGCTGGACCGCGTCGAGGTGTGGGTCGACGGCGGCATCAAGCGCGGCACCGACGTCGTCAAGGCGCTCTGTCTGGGCGCGAGGGGTGTTGGCATCGGACGCGCGGCTCTGTTCGGCTTGGGCGCTGGGGGTAAGGAGGGCGTCGAGAGGGTGCTTGAGA TCCTCAAAGCCGAAACAGAGACATGCATGCGGCTGCTGGGCGTCGAGCGCGTCGAGCAGCTGGGCATGCAGCACATCAACACGCGCGCCGTCGAGCGCGACATCTACGACGGGCCGTCGTTGGCCAGGGCCGCCGTCGAGCACGCTGCGGCCAAGGGGACCACGACGGCGACTGCCAAGGCGAAGCTGTAG